One genomic segment of Paraburkholderia caffeinilytica includes these proteins:
- the rplT gene encoding 50S ribosomal protein L20: MPRVKRGVTARARHKKIIKLAKGYRGRRNNVYRIAKQAVMRAGQYAYRDRRNKKRVFRALWITRINAAVRQHDMTYSVFINGLKKASIELDRKVLADMAVFDKAAFAAIVQQVKAAVAA; this comes from the coding sequence ATGCCTCGAGTAAAACGTGGGGTTACCGCACGGGCCCGTCACAAGAAGATCATCAAGCTGGCCAAGGGTTACCGCGGCCGTCGCAATAACGTCTATCGCATCGCCAAGCAGGCGGTCATGCGCGCAGGCCAATACGCCTACCGCGATCGCCGCAACAAGAAGCGCGTGTTCCGTGCATTGTGGATCACGCGTATCAACGCGGCGGTGCGTCAGCACGACATGACGTACAGCGTGTTCATCAACGGCCTGAAGAAGGCTTCGATCGAACTCGACCGCAAGGTGCTGGCCGACATGGCTGTGTTCGACAAGGCTGCTTTTGCTGCGATCGTTCAGCAGGTGAAAGCCGCCGTTGCAGCCTGA
- the pheT gene encoding phenylalanine--tRNA ligase subunit beta: MQFPESWLRTFVDPQLTTDELSHALTMAGLEVEDLRPAAPQTSKIVVGQVLEVVKHPDADKLNVCQVDAGTGATLNIVCGAPNVAPGIKVPVALVGAQLPSAEEGGAPFAIKLSKLRGVESQGMLCSARELKLSEDHSGLMILPEDTPIGQDIRETLNLDDTVFEIKLTPNKADCLSVFGVARETSAITGAALRPLEIKPAEVKLNETLPVKISAPDLCGRFSGRVIRGVNARAKSPQWMVQRLERSGQRSISALVDISNYVMLELGRPSHVFDLDKIHGGMDVRWGRKGETLKLLNGNTVELDETVGVIADEQHIESLAGIMGGDSTAVTLDTTNIYLEAAFWWPDSIRGRSRKYNFSTDAGHRFERGVDYATTVEHIERITQLILDICGGQAGPVDDQIVNVPKREPVKMRVSRANRIIGIKIDAEEIAQIFTRLGLTFERDGDTFSVMPPSYRFDIEIEEDLIEEVARIYGFEKIPARPPVATSEMRPTNETQRSIHVIRHALAARDYAETVNFSFVDAEWEADFAGNDQPVRLLNPIASQLSVMRTTLFGSLIDVLRTNLNRRAADRVRVFEAGRVFLHDPSIKAGELTVEGFAQPKMIGGLAYGPVLEEQWGAPTRTVDYFDVKGDLEAVLAPAVARFVKAEHPALHPGRSARIELNGRAVGWIGELHPRWMQKYDLPHAPILFEIEAEALMQRVLPAPADVSKFPPVRRDIAVVVDQKIEVQALLDELQKAQSEAACKTVQKVVLFDEFRPKSNTSGGLAAHEKSLAFRVTLQDTGGTLQDETVDLAIQTLVERLARVYGARLRG; encoded by the coding sequence ATGCAATTCCCGGAATCCTGGCTGAGAACCTTTGTCGATCCGCAACTGACGACCGATGAACTGTCGCACGCGTTGACGATGGCGGGTCTCGAAGTCGAAGACCTGCGGCCGGCCGCGCCGCAGACTTCGAAGATCGTTGTCGGCCAGGTGCTGGAAGTTGTCAAGCACCCGGACGCCGATAAACTCAACGTGTGTCAGGTCGACGCCGGCACGGGCGCGACGCTGAACATCGTGTGCGGTGCGCCGAATGTCGCACCGGGCATCAAGGTGCCAGTCGCGCTGGTTGGCGCGCAACTGCCGTCGGCCGAAGAGGGCGGCGCGCCATTCGCGATCAAGCTCTCGAAGCTGCGCGGCGTGGAAAGCCAGGGCATGCTGTGCTCGGCGCGCGAACTGAAGCTCTCGGAAGATCATAGCGGCCTGATGATCCTGCCGGAAGATACGCCGATCGGCCAGGACATCCGCGAAACGCTCAATCTCGACGACACGGTTTTCGAAATCAAGCTGACGCCGAACAAGGCCGACTGCCTGTCGGTGTTCGGCGTGGCACGCGAAACTTCGGCCATCACCGGCGCCGCCCTGCGTCCGCTTGAAATCAAGCCGGCCGAAGTGAAGCTCAACGAAACATTGCCCGTCAAGATCTCGGCGCCCGATCTGTGCGGCCGCTTCTCGGGCCGCGTGATCCGCGGAGTGAATGCGCGCGCGAAGTCGCCGCAATGGATGGTGCAGCGTCTCGAACGCTCGGGTCAGCGCAGCATCTCCGCGCTCGTCGACATCTCGAACTATGTGATGCTCGAACTGGGCCGTCCGTCGCACGTGTTCGATCTGGACAAGATCCACGGCGGCATGGACGTACGTTGGGGCCGCAAGGGCGAGACGCTCAAGCTGCTGAACGGCAACACCGTCGAACTCGACGAAACCGTCGGCGTGATCGCCGATGAGCAACACATCGAAAGCCTTGCCGGCATCATGGGCGGCGACAGCACGGCCGTCACGCTCGATACCACCAACATCTATCTCGAGGCCGCGTTCTGGTGGCCGGATAGCATTCGTGGCCGCTCGCGCAAGTACAACTTCTCGACCGATGCAGGTCATCGTTTCGAACGTGGCGTCGATTACGCGACCACCGTCGAACACATCGAACGCATCACGCAACTGATCCTCGATATCTGCGGTGGCCAAGCCGGCCCGGTCGACGATCAGATCGTCAACGTGCCGAAACGTGAGCCGGTGAAGATGCGCGTCTCGCGTGCGAACCGCATCATCGGCATCAAGATCGACGCCGAAGAAATCGCGCAGATTTTCACGCGCCTCGGCCTGACGTTCGAACGCGACGGCGATACGTTTTCGGTGATGCCACCGTCGTACCGATTCGATATCGAAATCGAAGAAGACCTGATCGAAGAAGTCGCGCGTATCTACGGCTTCGAAAAGATCCCCGCACGTCCGCCGGTCGCGACCAGCGAAATGCGGCCGACCAACGAAACGCAGCGCTCGATTCACGTGATCCGCCATGCGCTCGCCGCGAGGGACTACGCCGAGACGGTTAACTTCAGCTTTGTGGATGCCGAGTGGGAGGCGGACTTCGCCGGCAACGACCAGCCTGTTCGTCTGCTGAATCCGATTGCGAGCCAGTTGTCGGTCATGCGCACCACGCTGTTCGGCAGCCTGATCGACGTCCTGCGCACGAACCTGAACCGTCGCGCGGCTGATCGCGTGCGCGTGTTCGAAGCTGGCCGCGTGTTCCTGCACGATCCGTCGATCAAGGCAGGTGAATTGACCGTCGAAGGTTTCGCGCAGCCGAAGATGATCGGCGGCCTCGCCTACGGTCCCGTGCTCGAAGAGCAGTGGGGTGCGCCAACGCGCACGGTCGACTACTTCGACGTGAAGGGCGACCTGGAGGCCGTGCTCGCGCCGGCAGTCGCGCGCTTCGTGAAAGCGGAGCATCCGGCATTGCACCCGGGCCGCAGCGCGCGTATTGAACTGAATGGCCGCGCAGTGGGCTGGATTGGCGAATTGCATCCGCGCTGGATGCAAAAATATGATTTGCCGCATGCACCGATTCTCTTTGAAATCGAAGCGGAAGCATTAATGCAGCGCGTATTGCCGGCCCCGGCGGACGTGTCTAAATTCCCGCCGGTGCGGCGCGATATTGCGGTGGTCGTCGATCAGAAAATCGAGGTGCAGGCGCTGCTGGACGAGCTCCAGAAGGCCCAGTCCGAAGCGGCCTGCAAGACCGTCCAGAAGGTTGTGCTTTTTGACGAATTCCGTCCAAAATCAAACACTTCCGGTGGTCTGGCCGCTCATGAGAAAAGCCTTGCGTTCCGTGTGACCTTGCAAGATACTGGCGGGACCCTTCAGGATGAAACGGTCGATCTGGCCATTCAAACTCTGGTGGAACGTCTGGCTCGAGTATATGGCGCACGGTTGCGTGGATAA
- a CDS encoding integration host factor subunit alpha → MNEMNSSDFEALLTAQRSAMIREIPTSPAAVSTETPTLTKAELAELLFDNVGLNKREAKDMVEAFFEVIRDALESGDSVKLSGFGNFQLRDKPQRPGRNPKTGEAIPIAARRVVTFHASQKLKALVENGAEASFAR, encoded by the coding sequence ATGAATGAAATGAACTCGAGTGATTTCGAAGCCCTTCTTACGGCGCAACGCAGCGCCATGATTCGCGAAATTCCGACATCACCCGCGGCCGTTTCCACCGAAACGCCGACGCTTACCAAGGCTGAACTTGCCGAGTTGCTGTTCGACAATGTCGGGCTCAACAAGCGGGAAGCGAAAGACATGGTCGAAGCGTTCTTCGAAGTGATCCGCGACGCGCTGGAGAGTGGCGATAGCGTGAAGCTGTCGGGGTTCGGCAACTTTCAGTTGCGCGACAAACCCCAGCGTCCCGGCAGAAACCCGAAGACCGGCGAGGCGATTCCGATCGCCGCGCGTCGCGTTGTGACGTTCCATGCGAGTCAAAAGCTGAAGGCGTTGGTCGAGAACGGCGCTGAAGCGAGCTTCGCGCGCTGA
- a CDS encoding MerR family transcriptional regulator yields the protein MTATIEKVVLPPIPAKRYFTIGEVSELCGVKPHVLRYWEQEFTQLRPVKRRGNRRYYQHHEVLLIRRIRELLYEQGFTINGARNRLDSHGGGAHTGPADLVEEGEGAAAPAATTATVDVEQLRKELLHVIDLLGH from the coding sequence ATGACAGCGACGATCGAAAAAGTCGTCTTGCCTCCGATTCCGGCGAAGCGCTACTTCACGATTGGTGAGGTCAGCGAACTATGCGGCGTGAAACCGCATGTGCTGCGCTATTGGGAACAGGAGTTCACGCAGTTGAGGCCGGTCAAGCGGCGCGGCAATCGCCGGTACTACCAGCACCATGAGGTGCTGTTGATCCGGCGGATTCGCGAGTTGCTCTATGAGCAGGGCTTCACGATCAACGGAGCACGCAACCGGCTCGATTCGCATGGCGGTGGCGCGCACACCGGGCCGGCTGATCTGGTCGAGGAAGGAGAGGGCGCGGCGGCGCCGGCAGCAACAACGGCTACGGTAGATGTGGAGCAGTTGCGCAAGGAATTGCTGCATGTGATCGACTTGTTGGGTCACTAG
- the rpmI gene encoding 50S ribosomal protein L35: MPKMKTKKSAAKRFVVRPGGTVKRGQAFKRHILTKKTTKNKRHLRGSTAVHDSDLNSVRAMLPFA, encoded by the coding sequence ATGCCGAAGATGAAGACCAAGAAGAGTGCTGCGAAGCGCTTCGTGGTGCGTCCGGGCGGTACCGTCAAGCGCGGTCAAGCCTTCAAGCGCCACATTCTTACCAAGAAGACCACCAAGAACAAACGCCATTTGCGCGGTTCGACGGCAGTTCATGATTCCGATCTGAACTCCGTGCGCGCAATGCTGCCGTTCGCTTAA
- the pheS gene encoding phenylalanine--tRNA ligase subunit alpha → MDLDQIVADAQKAFAEASDVTTLENEKARFLGKSGALTELLKGLGKLDPETRKTEGARINLVKQQVEAALTARRQALADALLNQRLAAEAIDVTLPGRGTGAGSLHPVMRTWERVEQIFRTIGFDVADGPEIETDWYNFTSLNSPENHPARSMQDTFYVDGKDADGRQLLLRTHTSPMQVRYARTNTPPIKVIVPGRTYRVDSDATHSPMFNQVEGLWIDENISFADLKGVYSDFLKKFFERDDIQVRFRPSYFPFTEPSAEIDMLFETGKNAGKWLEISGSGQVHPTVIRNMGLDPERYIGFAFGSGLERLTMLRYGVQDLRLFFENDLRFLRQFA, encoded by the coding sequence ATGGATCTGGACCAGATTGTCGCCGACGCGCAAAAAGCCTTCGCAGAAGCCTCCGACGTCACCACCCTCGAGAACGAGAAAGCGCGCTTTCTCGGCAAATCGGGTGCGCTGACCGAGCTATTGAAGGGCCTTGGCAAGCTCGATCCCGAAACGCGCAAGACCGAAGGCGCACGGATCAACCTCGTCAAGCAACAGGTGGAAGCCGCGCTCACGGCACGCCGTCAGGCGCTGGCCGACGCGTTGCTGAACCAGCGCCTCGCCGCTGAAGCCATCGACGTCACGTTGCCCGGCCGCGGCACCGGTGCCGGCAGCCTGCATCCGGTGATGCGCACATGGGAGCGCGTCGAACAGATTTTCCGTACGATCGGATTCGACGTGGCCGACGGCCCCGAGATCGAAACCGACTGGTACAACTTCACCTCGCTGAACAGCCCGGAAAACCATCCGGCGCGTTCGATGCAGGACACCTTCTACGTCGACGGCAAAGATGCCGACGGCCGCCAGCTGCTGTTGCGCACGCACACCAGCCCGATGCAGGTGCGCTACGCCCGCACCAACACGCCGCCGATCAAGGTGATCGTGCCGGGTCGCACGTATCGTGTGGACAGCGATGCAACGCATTCGCCGATGTTCAACCAGGTCGAAGGCCTGTGGATCGACGAGAACATCAGCTTCGCGGACCTGAAGGGCGTCTACTCCGACTTCCTCAAGAAATTCTTCGAGCGCGACGATATTCAGGTGCGCTTCCGTCCGTCGTACTTTCCGTTTACCGAACCGTCGGCTGAAATCGACATGCTGTTCGAGACGGGCAAGAACGCCGGCAAGTGGCTCGAAATTTCGGGCTCCGGCCAGGTTCACCCCACGGTGATCCGCAACATGGGCCTCGACCCCGAGCGCTACATCGGCTTTGCTTTCGGCAGCGGCCTCGAGCGGCTCACAATGTTGCGTTACGGCGTGCAAGACCTGCGTCTGTTCTTCGAAAACGACCTGCGTTTCCTGCGTCAATTCGCGTGA